A region of Toxorhynchites rutilus septentrionalis strain SRP chromosome 1, ASM2978413v1, whole genome shotgun sequence DNA encodes the following proteins:
- the LOC129780532 gene encoding uncharacterized protein LOC129780532, which produces MFHGLSFQQIRSLAFQFACKLKEIKASKKVPDSWTAKNSDEEPAATRDWLHGFMKHHSDLSLRCPVQTSLGRAAAFNKPTVDAFFDTYEKVCESHEYNAADIWNMDEKGLSTVHKTIFVVASKGTRCVGAISSGERGTNMTMALAVSAAGDRIPPFFIYSRVKFQDKFLLHSTTNARGVANGSGWQTSDTFLEWLHHFKNYAIRSSTEKTLLIMDNHESHMTISGLDFCKENNIEVLTLPPHTSHRMQPLDRGVFGPLKTYFDHSCKAWMFNHSGIPITIDLIAELVAEPLLNGASSMNIVAGFRSTGIWPFNRDIFSEDDFMPAYVTDRPYEEEADQEAGPSNANQETGPSNAKQEAGPPNAH; this is translated from the coding sequence ATGTTCCACGGACTTTCATTTCAACAAATACGGTCCCTCGCTTTTCAATTCGCATGCAAGTTGAAGGAAATTAAAGCCAGTAAAAAAGTGCCTGACTCCTGGACAGCGAAAAATTCTGACGAAGAACCAGCAGCTACCAGAGATTGGCTGCATGGATTTATGAAGCACCACTCTGATTTGAGTTTGCGCTGCCCTGTGCAAACTTCACTTGGTCGTGCCGCAGCCTTCAATAAGCCAACAGTGGACGCATTTTTTGACACTTACGAAAAGGTGTGCGAATCACATGAGTATAATGCTGCTGATATATGGAATATGGATGAGAAGGGACTGTCCACTGTCCACAAAACCATATTCGTTGTGGCGTCTAAAGGTACTAGATGTGTTGGTGCAATAAGTTCTGGTGAACGAGGTACGAATATGACAATGGCACTCGCAGTGTCAGCTGCAGGCGATCGAATCCCACCTTTCTTCATCTATTCACGGGTAAAATTCCAGGACAAGTTTTTACTGCATAGCACTACGAATGCAAGAGGAGTAGCAAATGGTTCGGGATGGCAGACAAGCGACACATTTTTGGAATGGCTGCATCACTTCAAAAATTACGCGATCCGATCCAGCACTGAGAAAACTTTGCTCATCATGGATAACCACGAATCACACATGACGATTTCTGGATTAGACTTTTGTAAGGAGAATAATATTGAAGTGTTAACTCTACCTCCGCACACCAGTCATCGCATGCAGCCTCTCGATAGAGGAGTATTTGGGCCTCTCAAAACGTATTTTGATCATTCGTGCAAGGCGTGGATGTTCAACCATTCCGGCATTCCTATTACCATCGACCTCATAGCTGAACTGGTTGCTGAGCCGTTGTTGAACGGTGCTTCAAGCATGAATATTGTCGCTGGATTCAGATCGACTGGCATTTGGCCATTTAATCGCGACATTTTTTCGGAAGATGACTTCATGCCTGCGTATGTAACTGATCGTCCATACGAGGAAGAAGCCGATCAAGAGGCTGGTCCATCGAATGCTAACCAAGAGACTGGACCATCGAATGCCAAGCAAGAGGCTGGTCCACCGAATGCCCATTGA